The genomic DNA AACCTTACATCTTAAGCTAATTTTTAAGGCTGAGAAAGGCTTAACACCGCccaacaaattaaatcattatatTTAAGTTAAAAGTCATGAATTTGGACTTTAACTCTACATTTTATCTTAGAAAGAaggtttaattaaatattaaaattattattttctatatatatgcttaaaacTTTTGAGATCGATGGTGTTTATATATTTAGTTAGGGATGGCGAGCGCGTTGGAAACACTATGCGGTCAGGCGTTTGGGGCGAAGAGGCACCATATGTTGGGCATATACCTGCAAAGGTCATGGATTGTACTCTTCTTCTGTTGTATCTTGCTCTTGCCCTTGTACATTTTCGCTGCTCCGATTCTGAAACTCTTGGGACTCCCCGATGAGGTGGCGGAGCTGTCGGGGGTGGTGGCTCTGTGGCTCACACCCCTGCACCTCATCTTCGGCTTTCAGTTCCCATTGCAGCGGTTCTTGCAATCATTACGTGGCTATCTTTAGCGGCTTTACTGGTTAGTGTGTTGATCAGTTGGCTCTTCGTATTTGTCTGGGATTTTGGGCTTGTTGGCGCAGTTGTCGCTTTGGACATCTCCTGGACCGTTTTGGCTGTCGGAATGTTCGGATATCTTCTTTGCGGCGGATGTCCTCTAACTTGGACTGGTTTTTCCGTACAAGCCTTTTCCGGGCTCTGGGAGTTCATCAAACTCTCTGCTGCTTTGGGAGTCATGCTCTGGTATCTATTTCTCCATTTTCTAATCTCtttatttggaattttttttctaaacttccGATTATCTGTCTTCTGGTGGTGATTTTTGTGCAGCTTGGAGACTTGGTACTACAGAATACTGATGTTGATGACTGGGTACTTAAAGAATGCCACCATTGCCGTCGATGCCTTGTCAATCTGGTATATCAATGCTTGTGTCCTGTGTTGGCAAAGTGTGGCTCACCTTTGTTGACAATTGGGTTCACTCTCATTACTCATCACATTTCTCCACGTAGATAATTGCAGCTGCAATCTTTGACAAAAAGGGGCTTTGTTAAAGCCTTGGCCGATTGTCTTTATTCCTCTAAGAAGACTTGTCTCATTTGTCTTTATTAAAGCTGATAGATAAGAGGGCTTAtagatgaaagaagaaaaataggtgtgaaaggaaaattgtgggCTATGCTATAGAGTAAGTGACCAAAATGTTTGAAATATGGGTGCAGGAAATTGCCTATATAACAAAATGGAAGGCCACTTACAAATTAGACACCAACGAGAGCTTCTTAAAAGAAAGTGAGAGTGCTTTCAtaaaaaagagcaagaaaaatacaagagtAGTATTTTTCTGAGGGAGTGAGCAAAACACAAGAGTGTGTATTTTTCAGGAGTGTGAGAGATACACTGTGTGAGTGAGATCTGCTGATCCATAATTGTAGTTCATTCAAAGTGATATAGTAATATCTGGTGTGCTTTGTGGACGTAGACAGTATTGGCCGAGCCACATATAAATTCTTGTCTTGTgcctttatattttattattgttgtatTCTTGACAAATTGAATCCCAAATATCCTGTCAAGAGGAATTAGCGGCGTCCTAATTTCCCAACATCCTGCCCCCTGCTTTCTGTCTGTCGGTTGAAATTCGAACAATCAAGTAatggaaaaattgaaaataacgTTGTTGATAATTCTTCTCTTGCAGCATGAACATCAACGGGTTGGAGATGATGATCCATTTAGCTTTCTTCGCTGGTACCGGGTACTCTGTTTCCTTTCTCACTTAGTTTCATAGTACTCTGTTTCCttgattatcaaaataattatgTTTAAGCAATAACATGTAAATTGATACCAAAATAAGGTACATTgtgtattaatttaatatttttgcagCAAAATGCATGTTTTTGTTCTAGAATACGAAATAGTAACTTCATATTCTCTTGCATGGTTCATTTTAATGGTGTACTCACAGAGTAAGAGTAGCCAATGAACTGGGAGCCGGTAACGGTAAAGGATCGAAATTTGCAACGATCGTGTCTGTCTCATACTCCGCCATGATTAGAGTCTTTTTCTGCGTATTAATCATGATATTCCACCAGACGTTATCATACGTGTTCACATCCAGCACTGAGGTCCTCCTAGCCGTTGATCAGATGTTGTACCTCTTAGGCGCTACAATTTTGCTCAACAGTGTTCAACTAGTTTTATCTGGTGAGTTTCTCTTCTCAATTGACAAAATTAAAGATTCTCGTTTGTTCAATTTAAGTGACTGTTGAATTGTTTGTGCATTTTTGAGATGAGTACACCTTTTCTTCAAGAAGTACAATTTGCCCTAATTACAGGTGTAGCTGTTGGATCAGGATGGCAAGCGAAAGTTGCATATATTAATTTGGGGTGTTACTACATTATTGGAGTTCCTCTTGGAGTTGTGATGGGATGGCTATTCAACTTGGGAGTTACGGTATGTTGCGTACGGAAAATCACAATGTATATAATTGCTCCAACAAGTTGAAGCATTTCTCTGAAATGAATGCTAATCCAAATGTGCATAGCAGGGTGTTTGGGGTGGGATGATCTTGGGCGGGACTGCCATTCAGACTAATATTGTGCGTTATAACAATGCGAACCGATTGGGAGAAGCAGGTATATATGTCTGCTTTAATACATGGAAAATGCTAAGTGATTTCTTAATATTCTCCTTGTtttatgtggatattattttttaaaaacaaagtgCGAAAAATAAGGGaagtttcttttttgctttttaaaaaaataatattcacttaagaTTTGGAGGATACAAAGAGAATACCATAAGACCAtctaacattttccttaatatatataactcttccttttagcattattttacattatatatatatactcatcaAACTCATCCCCCAATCACCTGGGATTGCAGGCTGAGATTGCTAGCAAGCGTGTAACTAAGTGGTCACACCCTAAACCAGATGATCATCCGGAGCTCCAACATTAACAACATTGCTCATGAAATTTTcccaccaatatatatatattttggatatcTTGAAACTTTTACAAGGCTGAGTCTTTCGGACCCACCCCTCAGAGTAAACCTTGGTTCTGTGTACCGCATTCTTGAGAATTTTCCTACTCAAAACTCGATAAATTTTGTCATTAGGAGTGTGGtcccaaaaaattattgacactCAAAAAATGTTGAACCTTTGACCTTGAAGGGAACAAGAGAGTGACTTCTATAAGGAGATGGTGTAAACCCACCCTTTTGTGCCTACCACTCATCAAGTGACACTTCAGCATTTTAGAATAAacctaaatttaaggaaaaaacattATCACACCAGATTATTCCacataaaccctaaaaaatcaatatttttttaaaaaacaaaaattgatggggTGGCCGGGTGCCAGCCATCCCGGCCATCCCATGGTAGGGGGCGGCACACGCAGGCCACATCCAGCCCATATGGGGTGGTtggcaagccaccccatgggctggGGTGGCTGCGCGGGCCACCCCTAGGCAATGGGGTGGCTGGCAAGCCACCCCTTGGGCGGAGGTGGCCGTGTGGGCCACATCTAGCCCATCTAGGGTGGCTCCCTGACTAGATGTGGCCTGGGAGCTACATCTAgcctaaaaaaaattgaataaactTAAATAAtctggtgtttttgtttttatttgggtttgtgCAATAATCTTAGGTGACAACTTCTTATTGGTGAGCACAAAGAAAATAGTTTACACcacctccttatagaagttatacTCAGGAAACAAACCTCCCAGAccaaggcatatatatatatagctaaggTATTTGTGGTGGTAGTTGACACCATGTTGCTGCGCAACCAATAAGATAACATTGAcattaaaattttctttggcAAAAAATACACTATATTTTAGGGGCAAAAACCCCTTATGTTGTGACTTAATTACAATACAGAACAACCCGATCTAGGCCCACCCATGAACAAGCACCAGATCCGAACCGAACAACTTCCCCGACTGGGCAAACGGATTTCTGAACCGCGTTGACTCACTACCTCCGTCATCTCTCCTTCCCATCCTCACCATTACCAGCCTCATTTCCTCCATCTTCCTGATCATCATAAGGAGCTTCATCTTCGTCTCGCCAATCAATTCCCACAACCCATCATTCCTCTTTCGATTAGCGAACAACAGCGACAACCTCTCTTTGCAATCCTCAAACCTCTTCAACGCGTTTACCACACGAGTCAACTCGCCGTAACTCATATTTTCCGCTCTATTTCCGAGTTCCGAAAGTCGGAGCAAGATTTGGGACTGAACCAGCCTGTAATCTTCACCCACCATTCTCACCACCTCATAAACCAACGCGATCCTCTGAAGGTGCAACGAATCCGGCGCTTCGCCGATCTGCTCTGCAATATCGACAAGAACATCTAGCTCTCTCGACAAATCCGAGGTCGAGAAAGCCTGCACCTTGTCTTCTTTATCCTCTTTATTATTCGCACGTGGAGATGAACACAAATAATGACCCAAAACCTTGGAAACCATCAAGTTTTGCTCCAAAAAACCGGCGTACCATCTAACCCACGACGACAATTCCCACATATCCACGCCGGAATTGTCTCGGAACGTTGACAGGTTGAGAAAGTTTCTGCCGCCGGAAGAAGGGTAGAACGAGAGCTGGTCTTGAAGAATAAAGGGGCCCCTCGCGATGATGCTATGGATTGTGAGGAGGCATTTTATGGCAACCGAAGCTCTTTGCGTGTCGTGCAAGCGATCCATGATCGCCTCGATGCATAAGGACGCCGTGACGCGGGAGCCGTTGCCGAGGGCGAGGACGGCGCCGACATGCTTCTCCGTCGGGGGACCCGACGAGTCGTGGGTGGTGGCGCGGAGGACGGCGACGTTTATGGAACCGGCGACGCGTTTTATTGATAGGGTTGCTTTGATCAAGGAGGCTTTGTCTTTGAACAAATCTATGAGATTTCTTAGCTTCATTAGCCGGCCCATGTCAGCTGAAAACTTAGTGCTTTAAGGTTTTTATCagcatttattaaaaaaaaaaaaaaaatggtcggAACATAAACGTGGATTATTGCGTAAACAAGTGAATAACTTGTACAGGTGGATCGAAGCATCCATTGTCAACCTCCGGCCTTCCTTCTTTTGCCTTTTGTTATTTGGTCAACATGTGCTTATTATATGAACATAAAAGTTAAAACCATGACATTTGACTTCTCTAACATGTCCAATTACATGACAATTGACATAAGGAATTGAATGT from Corylus avellana chromosome ca6, CavTom2PMs-1.0 includes the following:
- the LOC132185666 gene encoding putative clathrin assembly protein At4g40080, with amino-acid sequence MGRLMKLRNLIDLFKDKASLIKATLSIKRVAGSINVAVLRATTHDSSGPPTEKHVGAVLALGNGSRVTASLCIEAIMDRLHDTQRASVAIKCLLTIHSIIARGPFILQDQLSFYPSSGGRNFLNLSTFRDNSGVDMWELSSWVRWYAGFLEQNLMVSKVLGHYLCSSPRANNKEDKEDKVQAFSTSDLSRELDVLVDIAEQIGEAPDSLHLQRIALVYEVVRMVGEDYRLVQSQILLRLSELGNRAENMSYGELTRVVNALKRFEDCKERLSLLFANRKRNDGLWELIGETKMKLLMMIRKMEEMRLVMVRMGRRDDGGSESTRFRNPFAQSGKLFGSDLVLVHGWA